CCTCTTGGGTTGTgaggtggagctgctgccttgtggGAGGCATGGAAGGCTCTGAGCTCTCACTGGGATTAGAGAACCTGGTATTCCCTGCTTTTGGATGAGTCTATCAGAAGGCTGAGGAGTCCTGGAGAGAATTATGATTAAAGTACTGGAGactgatgttttcctttgataAGGAGAAGCAGGTcatatgtttttctgtgtaaCCTGTGGTGAAGAGAGAGACAGCAGCCAGATGAACTGGGGTCAAAGCTTTTGTAGCAAAGATGGgataagcaaaaggaaatacagctggggaatgtgaaCACTTTCAACAAATGCCTAAGACGAGTAAAGTAGGTTTGTTACCAGTAAAATAAGTCTAAGTTTATAGCTGATGCTGCCTTTGTTGTTAAGTTTtagtagaaatgcagaaattacattaaaacaggcagaaaggaaagcaggaatatccctgtgaagaggagctggggagaatTCAGCAGTGACCTGTGTTTAATAGGACAACTTGTGGTATTAAGGGCACTTGGTTATAAAGTCAGAAGAGAACTGGTGAAGAGAGATTGTTAGAAATAGGCATCGTGCAGTTCTGTCTAGTACAGCGATAGAACTGCCTCTGAACACTTTAATAGAGAAGACACGGAAGCTGGAAGGCTGAAAATAGGTTAAGAAGAGAATTGGATGATCATTGGTGTTTTTGTAAGAGATGTGCCTTGCAGTGTGCCAAGGTTTGGCTCTGCCCAAAGGAATCTTGACGCTAAATGATTAGAACTTGTTGATAATAAGGTAAGAACAAGGGACTAGAGACCACCAGAGCTGTTCTTCTGTGCTTGGTCCTTAtatactggttttctttctcaggccATGGATGCAACCCAGCTTGCAGATGATCTGAAGGCCCAGCTAGAGCTGGCTCAGAAGAAGTTacatgattttcaggaggaggttGTGGAAAACAGAGCAACTAGAGAGAAGGAGATGTTCAACCTCAAAAGGGCTGAGGTATATACCCTATGCACAATCCTTCAAGATCTGTCTGCTTTAGTGTTCTTCTCCTTGTACACTGAGCTTGCAGAGGGTTTCAGCTGAACTGCTCCTGGTATCCAGTTTCACTTTGACTTTGGCTTCATCGGGTCTTGGCTCTTTCAGATTTTGTCCCCTGATAACTGACAATACTTGTGGCATCAGGTGATCATGTTGTCTCTTGGATTATAGGGGATGAAACTATGGCTGGCATGACTTAGCCAGGTGCACATTCTCTTTGGTCCCTGAAGAAGCTGACAGACAATGTATTGCTTCTTCGCTTGCTctcctgtttttctgcaggaagaTATTTCTAGGTTGCGCAAGAAGCTGGAGACCACAAAGAAGCCTGACATGGTTCCCAGCTGTGATGAGATCCTGATGGAGGAAATCAAGGATTACAAGGTGAGTGTCTGTGTCCGTCAGCTTCCCTTTTTACTTTAGTCAGAAGGTGTGTAGGCACACTTTCAGTGTCTGACATCTCTCATCTGTACTCTGGCACTGGAGAAACCACCTTGTCCTTCTGAGGAATGGAAGTACCGACATGTTGAGACAtctctgagcacagcagctgggctgcagggcccctcacagctctgtgtgtctgtgtgtctgtgtgtgtgtgtgtgtctgtgtgtgtgtctgtgtgtgtgtctgtgtgtctgtgtctgtgtgtctgtgtgtgtgtctgtgtgtgtgtctgtgtgtctgtgtgtgtgtctgtgtgtctgtgtgtctgtgtgtgtctgtgtgtctgtgtgtgtgtctgtgtgtgtctgtgtgtctgtgtgtgtctgtgtgtctgtgtgtctgtgtgtgtgtctgtgtgtctgtctctgtgtgtgtgtgtgtgtgtgtgtgtctgtgttgcAGGCCTGCCTGACGTGCCCGTGCTGCAACATGCTCAAGAAAGACGCGGTGCTCACCAGGTGCTTCCACGTCTTCTGCTTCGAGTGCGTGAAGACGCGCTACAACACGCGGCAGCGCGAGTGCCCCAAGTGCAACGCGGCCTTCGGGGCCAACGACTCCCACAGGATCTACATCGGCTGAGGCCCTCTCAGAGcccctgctggtgctgagccagcctccttccctccctctcagcttctgctgcctgagctgcagtgtcttcTGGGAGGAGCCTTCAGGGTCTCCAAAGAAATACACTCTGGATCTTGCTTCCTTTCTTGGCCCTGTCCCTTGGTCATGCCCTCAGTTTTGTGTGCTCTTTGTGCCTGAGAGGAAGTTTCCCATCCCTTGCTTTCACACTGCCAAGGCGGGAACGTGCAGCTGAAGTGCTGCCTTGGTGGGatggaagctgagctgcagcagagattaGTGAGAGCTTTATTTGAGGGCTCTGCTTTGGATACTAATTGAGTCCCATCAAGGAATGGCACTGCTCCTGGGAGGGAAGTGTTTCCCAATTAACAGGCCCAATAGAGACCAAGGAAATTAATCTGTAGACTCAGTGGAGCAATTCCTTAGGTACCTGTGCACCTTCCTGAGTCAGGGCAAGAACCCTCGAGGGCTGGTGCACTAGGAAACCCTACCCCAAACAAACACGTCTGAATATCcaccagaggagaaaggagagatcTTGGAGACCCTTAGAAAACAGCATTCCACTGACAAGCCCTGGTTGATGTGCTCACCTTCCCCTAGGCTGAAGCATTACTGCCATTGTCCTTCTCAGAAAAGGGCTTGTAGTGgttcctttgctgcagctttaCCACAAAGATTGACCTGGTTATG
Above is a window of Anomalospiza imberbis isolate Cuckoo-Finch-1a 21T00152 unplaced genomic scaffold, ASM3175350v1 scaffold_110, whole genome shotgun sequence DNA encoding:
- the LOC137465795 gene encoding E3 ubiquitin-protein ligase BRE1A-like; this translates as MQLKKPSLPFNLTALSSHIVDAQLQVVRKLEEKEHLLQSSTGTGEKELGLRTQALEMSKRKAMDATQLADDLKAQLELAQKKLHDFQEEVVENRATREKEMFNLKRAEEDISRLRKKLETTKKPDMVPSCDEILMEEIKDYKACLTCPCCNMLKKDAVLTRCFHVFCFECVKTRYNTRQRECPKCNAAFGANDSHRIYIG